The proteins below are encoded in one region of Brassica napus cultivar Da-Ae chromosome A6, Da-Ae, whole genome shotgun sequence:
- the LOC106346228 gene encoding sucrose transport protein SUC4-like (The RefSeq protein has 2 substitutions compared to this genomic sequence) — MSTSDQPRHHRPTRNRPPLPRPPNPSRPVVPLSKVSKRVLLRVASVACGIQFGWALQLSLLTPYVQELGIPHAWASVIWLCGPLSGLFVQPLVGHSSDRCKSKYGRRRPFIVAGAVAIAISVLIIGHAADIGWAFGDREGRIKPRAIVAFVLGFWILDVANNMTQGPCRALLADLTENDNRRTRVANGYFSLFMAVGNILGYATGSYNGWYKVFPFTKTVACNVECANLKSAFYIDVVFIAITTVLSISAAHEVPLGALASDAHGQSSGTDEAFLTEILGTFKYFPGSVWIILLVTALTWIGWFPFILFDTDWMGREIYGGEPNQGASYSAGVSMGALGLMLNSVFLGITSVLMEKLCRKWGAGFVWGISNIIMAICFLAMIATSFVAYHIGYIGHEQPPAGIVIAAVLIFTILGIPLAITYSVPYALISIRIESLGLGQGLSLGVLNLAIVIPQVIVSVGSGPWDQLFGGGNSPALAVGAAAGFIGGIVAILAIPRTRIQKPIPLP; from the exons atgTCTACTTCCGATCAACCTCGCCACCACCGACCGACACGCAACCGCCCACCTCTGCCACGACCGCCTAATCCTTCTCGTCCCGTGGTACCTCTATCAAAGGTCTCGAAGCGTGTGCTTCTCCGTGTAGCTTCCGTCGCGTGCGGGATCCAGTTCGGCTGGGCGCTCCAGCTCTCGCTCCTCACTCCTTACGTGCAGGAGCTAGGGATCCCGCACGCTTGGGCCAGCGTGATCTGGCTCTGCGGTCCGCTCTCTGGCTTGTTCGTGCAACCTCTCGTTGGTCACAGTAGCGACAGGTGTAAGAGCAAGTACGGTCGGAGGAGACCTTTTATAGTAGCCGGAGCTGTGGCCATCGCCATCTCGGTTTTGATTATAGGACACGCGGCGGATATTGGTTGGGCGTTTGGGGATAGAGAAGGGAGGATTAAGCCGAGGGCGATTGTGGCTTTTGTGTTGGGGTTTTGGATCCTTGATGTTGCTAATAACATGACTCAAGGTCCTTGTAGAGCTCTCCTCGCTGATCTTACTG AGAATGATAATCGCAGAACCAGAGTAGCAAACGGCTACTTCTCTCTCTTTATGGCTGTTGGCAATATTCTTGGGTACGCTACTGGATCATACAATGGTTGGTACAAGGTCTTCCCTTTCACCAAGACCGTTGCATGCAATGTGGAATGCGCTAATCTCAAGTCTGCTTTCTACATAGACGTAGTCTTTATCGCAATAACTACCGTCTTGAGCATCTCAGCGGCTCATGAGGTGCCTCTCGGGGCGTTGGCCTCTGACGCACACGGGCAATCCAGTGGAACAGATGAAGCCTTTCTTACTGAGATACTAGGCACTTTCAAATATTTTCCAGGAAGTGTTTGGATAATTTTGCTTGTCACAGCTCTGACGTGGATTGGTTGGTTTCCGTTTATTTTGTTTGATACTGATTGGATGGGTAGAGAGATCTACGGTGGTGAACCGAACCAAGGCGCTTCGTATAGTGCTGGTGTGAGTATGGGTGCACTTGGTTTGATGTTGAATTCTGTTTTTCTTGGGATCACTTCGGTGCTCATGGAGAAACTTTGTAGAAAGTGGGGAGCTGGTTTTGTTTGGGGGATATCGAACATCATTATGGCTATTTGCTTTCTTGCGATGATCGCTACCTCGTTTGTTGCGTACCATATTGGCTACATTGGCCATGAACAGCCGCCTGCTGGGATCGTCGTTGCTGCTGTTTTAATCTTTACAGTTTTGGGCATCCCGTTGGCA ATAACTTACAGTGTCCCATATGCGTTGATCTCCATACGTATTGAGTCCTTGGGACTAGGTCAAG GCTTATCTTTGGGTGTGCTGAATTTGGCTATTGTCATCCCACAG GTGATTGTGTCTGTTGGCAGTGGCCCATGGGACCAACTATTCGGAGGTGGGAATTCACCAGCACTTGCAGTTGGAGCAGCTGCAGGTTTCATTGGCGGAATTGTAGCCATCTTGGCGATTCCCCGAACAAGGATTCAGAAGCCCATCCCTCTCCCATAA
- the LOC106351171 gene encoding protein RESPONSE TO ABA AND SALT 1-like gives MPVTSSSQSFSSFVNGWLIRHRYFVEQLTCASSFDETNEEQQQSLVTQFLSHCLQYYQEKSSAVSLAGDNVFTFFCPPWFTSYARLILWVGDFKPSLVFKLTDSTVDDLTRHQRDRISSLRSETRRRERDVMRDFALVQQSVADPPVMLAARRVGARGLVDGEESDLEEAMEVLKRGMARAMNSADELRCSTVGKVVEILTPSQAVKVLRTIGELHLRLRELVGLERHHQ, from the coding sequence ATGCCAGTCACCAGCAGCTCCCAAAGCTTCAGCAGCTTCGTTAACGGTTGGCTGATTCGTCACAGGTATTTCGTCGAACAGCTTACATGCGCCTCTTCCTTCGACGAAACCAACGAAGAGCAGCAACAATCTCTCGTGACCCAGTTTCTATCTCACTGTCTCCAATACTACCAAGAGAAATCCTCCGCCGTCTCCCTCGCCGGAGACAACGTTTTCACCTTCTTCTGCCCGCCGTGGTTCACCTCCTACGCCAGGCTCATCCTCTGGGTCGGCGATTTCAAGCCTTCTCTCGTCTTCAAACTCACGGACTCCACGGTCGACGACCTCACGCGCCACCAGAGGGACCGGATCTCGAGCCTCCGGTCGGAGAcgaggaggagagagagggaCGTGATGAGGGATTTCGCGCTGGTGCAGCAGAGCGTGGCGGATCCGCCGGTGATGCTCGCGGCGAGGCGAGTGGGGGCGAGGGGGTTGGTGGACGGGGAGGAGTCGGATTTGGAGGAGGCGATGGAGGTGCTTAAGAGAGGGATGGCGAGGGCGATGAACAGCGCGGATGAGCTGAGGTGTTCGACGGTGGGGAAAGTGGTGGAGATTCTTACTCCGTCGCAGGCGGTTAAGGTGTTGAGGACCATCGGTGAGCTTCATCTTCGGTTGAGAGAGTTAGTGGGTTTGGAGAGACACCACCAATGA
- the LOC106346228 gene encoding sucrose transport protein SUC4-like isoform X1 → MSTSDQPRHHRPTRNRPPLPRPPNPSRPVVPLSKVSKRVLLRVASVACGIQFGWALQLSLLTPYVQELGIPHAWASVIWLCGPLSGLFVQPLVGHSSDRCKSKYGRRRPFIVAGAVAIAISVLIIGHAADIGWAFGDREGRIKPRAIVAFVLGFWILDVANNMTQGPCRALLADLTENDNRRTRVANGYFSLFMAVGNILGYATGSYNGWYKVFPFTKTVACNVECANLKSAFYIDVVFIAITTVLSISAAHEVPLGALASDAHGQSSGTDEAFLTEILGTFKYFPGSVWIILLVTALTWIGWFPFILFDTDWMGREIYGGEPNQGASYSAGVSMGALGLMLNSVFLGITSVLMEKLCRKWGAGFVWGISNIIMAICFLAMIATSFVAYHIGYIGHEQPPAGIVVAAVLIFTVLGIPLAITYSVPYALISIRIESLGLGQGLSLGVLNLAIVIPQVIVSVGSGPWDQLFGGGNSPALAVGAAAGFIGGIVAILAIPRTRIQKPIPLP, encoded by the exons atgTCTACTTCCGATCAACCTCGCCACCACCGACCGACACGCAACCGCCCACCTCTGCCACGACCGCCTAATCCTTCTCGTCCCGTGGTACCTCTATCAAAGGTCTCGAAGCGTGTGCTTCTCCGTGTAGCTTCCGTCGCGTGCGGGATCCAGTTCGGCTGGGCGCTCCAGCTCTCGCTCCTCACTCCTTACGTGCAGGAGCTAGGGATCCCGCACGCTTGGGCCAGCGTGATCTGGCTCTGCGGTCCGCTCTCTGGCTTGTTCGTGCAACCTCTCGTTGGTCACAGTAGCGACAGGTGTAAGAGCAAGTACGGTCGGAGGAGACCTTTTATAGTAGCCGGAGCTGTGGCCATCGCCATCTCGGTTTTGATTATAGGACACGCGGCGGATATTGGTTGGGCGTTTGGGGATAGAGAAGGGAGGATTAAGCCGAGGGCGATTGTGGCTTTTGTGTTGGGGTTTTGGATCCTTGATGTTGCTAATAACATGACTCAAGGTCCTTGTAGAGCTCTCCTCGCTGATCTTACTG AGAATGATAATCGCAGAACCAGAGTAGCAAACGGCTACTTCTCTCTCTTTATGGCTGTTGGCAATATTCTTGGGTACGCTACTGGATCATACAATGGTTGGTACAAGGTCTTCCCTTTCACCAAGACCGTTGCATGCAATGTGGAATGCGCTAATCTCAAGTCTGCTTTCTACATAGACGTAGTCTTTATCGCAATAACTACCGTCTTGAGCATCTCAGCGGCTCATGAGGTGCCTCTCGGGGCGTTGGCCTCTGACGCACACGGGCAATCCAGTGGAACAGATGAAGCCTTTCTTACTGAGATACTAGGCACTTTCAAATATTTTCCAGGAAGTGTTTGGATAATTTTGCTTGTCACAGCTCTGACGTGGATTGGTTGGTTTCCGTTTATTTTGTTTGATACTGATTGGATGGGTAGAGAGATCTACGGTGGTGAACCGAACCAAGGCGCTTCGTATAGTGCTGGTGTGAGTATGGGTGCACTTGGTTTGATGTTGAATTCTGTTTTTCTTGGGATCACTTCGGTGCTCATGGAGAAACTTTGTAGAAAGTGGGGAGCTGGTTTTGTTTGGGGGATATCGAACATCATTATGGCTATTTGCTTTCTTGCGATGATCGCTACCTCGTTTGTTGCGTACCATATTGGCTACATTGGCCATGAACAGCCGCCTGCTGGGATCGTCGTTGCTGCTGTTTTAATCTTTACAGTTTTGGGCATCCCGTTGGCA ATAACTTACAGTGTCCCATATGCGTTGATCTCCATACGTATTGAGTCCTTGGGACTAGGTCAAG GCTTATCTTTGGGTGTGCTGAATTTGGCTATTGTCATCCCACAG GTGATTGTGTCTGTTGGCAGTGGCCCATGGGACCAACTATTCGGAGGTGGGAATTCACCAGCACTTGCAGTTGGAGCAGCTGCAGGTTTCATTGGCGGAATTGTAGCCATCTTGGCGATTCCCCGAACAAGGATTCAGAAGCCCATCCCTCTCCCATAA
- the LOC106351172 gene encoding phosphoglycerate mutase-like protein 1 — MDTRFLYPLESCKIIHLLRHGQAEHNVEAEKDRNALLSPHLFDAPLTDHGHQQVENLRERVVSSGLLKRVELVVTSPLLRTMQTAVGVFGNEDNQPNMINKPSILALEVARDRNGVRPPDMRRNVSEYQTIFPTIDFSQIESEEDNLWRPDVRESEEEILARGLEFMKWLWKRPEKEVAVVSHGIVLQHMLYVFANDCDVSVRHELCKRFANCEIRTVVIVDKSLSSSTEN; from the exons ATGGATACAAGATTCTTGTACCCCTTGGAAAGCTGTAAAATCATCCACTTG TTGAGACATGGACAAGCGGAGCACAATGTAGAAGCCGAAAAGGATAGGAATGCGTTGTTGTCTCCTCATCTTTTTGACGCTCCACTTACTGATCATGGTCACCAACAG GTTGAGAACCTCCGCGAACGTGTTGTTTCAAGCGGGCTACTAAAGAGGGTTGAGCTAGTTGTAACTTCTCCTTTGTTGAG AACTATGCAAACTGCGGTTGGAGTTTTTGGAAATGAAGATAACCAACCAAATATGATAAACAAACCTTCCATTTTGGCACTTGAGGTTGCTCGAGACCGTAAT GGAGTTCGCCCTCCTGATATGAGAAGAAACGTGAGCGAGTATCAAACTATTTTCCCCACCATTGATTTCTCTCAG ATTGAAAGTGAAGAAGACAATCTGTGGAGGCCCGATGTTCGAGAATCTGAAGAAGAGATTTTGGCAAGAGGATTAGAGTTCATGAAATG gttaTGGAAGAGACCAGAGAAGGAGGTTGCGGTTGTCAGCCATGGCATAGTTTTGCAGCATATGTTGTATGTGTTCGCAAACGATTGTGACGTGTCAGTTAGACATGAACTTTGCAAGAG GTTTGCTAATTgcgaaattcgcactgttgtGATTGTCGACAAAAg CCTTAGTTCTTCTACGGAGAATTGA